Proteins from one Natrinema salinisoli genomic window:
- a CDS encoding DNA-directed DNA polymerase II small subunit, translating to MPLEAPARIVSELTSRGYNAEREAVTRLAAAEDPAAALERVLDEIPDDALVVRTDHVEAVLSTSDESAPSRSGSGADAAVDDDSPPTESPPSVSTGTVTGPGAESAGRSPVETKGYSSANRSSDPAQRSLEIVGDMTGQSTGTGEYDDFVSVFRDRLDRLGAKLRGRVNHRPATAIQGMAGGSEVAMVGLVNDIRSTASGHWLIELEDATGTFPWLVMKDREYADLVEELLCDEVLAMEGTLADDSGIAFVDSMHFPDIPRTHEPSTADRHVQAALISDVHVGSQEFMADAWNDFADWLHTPEAEHVEYMLLAGDMVEGVGVYPDQDEELDIVDIYEQYEAFSEHLKKIPGDIEIVMIPGNHDAVRLAEPQPGFDEVLREIMSAHDPQIVSNPSMVTLEGVSVLMYHGVSLDEVIAELPEEKASYDDPHKAMYHLLKKRHVAPQFGGHTRLAPEEKDYLIIDEVPDIFHTGHVHKLGFGKYHDVLAINSGCWQAQTDFQKSVNIDPDAGFAPIVDLDTLNVTVQKFS from the coding sequence GTGCCACTCGAGGCTCCCGCTCGAATCGTCAGCGAACTCACAAGCCGCGGGTACAACGCCGAGCGCGAGGCGGTGACGCGGCTCGCGGCGGCCGAGGATCCGGCCGCGGCGCTCGAGCGCGTCCTCGACGAGATTCCCGACGACGCGCTGGTCGTTCGGACCGATCACGTGGAGGCGGTCCTCTCGACGTCCGACGAGAGCGCTCCCTCGAGATCCGGTTCGGGAGCTGACGCAGCCGTCGACGACGACTCGCCGCCGACGGAGTCGCCCCCCTCCGTTTCAACTGGAACCGTGACCGGTCCGGGGGCGGAATCAGCCGGCCGATCTCCAGTCGAAACGAAGGGGTATTCGTCCGCGAACCGATCGTCCGATCCCGCCCAGCGATCGCTCGAGATCGTTGGCGACATGACCGGCCAGAGTACGGGAACGGGCGAGTACGACGATTTCGTTTCCGTCTTCCGGGACCGGCTCGATCGGCTGGGTGCGAAACTGCGGGGACGGGTCAACCACCGTCCGGCGACGGCCATTCAGGGTATGGCGGGAGGCAGCGAGGTCGCGATGGTCGGGCTGGTCAACGACATCCGGTCGACCGCCAGCGGTCACTGGCTGATCGAACTCGAGGACGCGACGGGAACGTTCCCGTGGCTCGTGATGAAAGACAGGGAGTACGCCGATCTCGTCGAGGAGCTACTCTGCGACGAGGTGCTGGCGATGGAGGGGACGCTGGCCGACGATTCGGGGATCGCCTTCGTCGATTCGATGCACTTCCCGGACATCCCTCGCACCCACGAGCCGTCGACCGCGGATCGCCACGTGCAGGCGGCGCTGATCAGCGACGTCCACGTCGGCAGTCAGGAGTTCATGGCCGACGCGTGGAACGACTTCGCCGACTGGCTCCACACTCCGGAAGCTGAACACGTCGAGTACATGCTGCTTGCGGGCGACATGGTCGAAGGCGTCGGCGTCTACCCCGACCAGGACGAGGAACTGGACATCGTCGACATCTACGAGCAGTACGAGGCGTTCAGCGAGCACCTGAAGAAAATCCCGGGCGACATCGAGATCGTCATGATTCCGGGGAACCACGACGCGGTTCGACTCGCCGAACCGCAGCCGGGATTCGACGAGGTGCTGCGGGAGATCATGTCCGCACACGATCCCCAGATCGTGAGCAACCCGTCGATGGTGACCCTCGAGGGCGTCTCCGTCCTGATGTACCACGGCGTCTCGCTGGACGAAGTCATCGCGGAGCTCCCGGAAGAAAAAGCCAGCTACGACGATCCCCACAAGGCGATGTACCACCTCCTCAAGAAGCGCCACGTCGCGCCGCAGTTCGGCGGTCACACCCGGCTGGCACCCGAAGAAAAAGACTATCTCATCATCGACGAGGTGCCCGACATCTTCCACACGGGCCACGTCCACAAGCTCGGCTTCGGCAAGTACCACGACGTGCTCGCGATCAACTCCGGCTGCTGGCAGGCCCAGACGGACTTCCAGAAGAGCGTCAACATCGATCCCGACGCCGGGTTCGCCCCGATCGTCGATCTGGATACGCTGAACGTGACGGTCCAGAAGTTCAGTTGA
- a CDS encoding S26 family signal peptidase, with amino-acid sequence MDGPDGGERNNDRSDPRDARSGPQRSTDDAGDRRPRPGAKERPDRDRVTIDDDGVLRWFLETDDRTVTVCRDAATIVALVLVIGLLLFGINGTWPPFVAVESGSMEPNIQEGDLVFIVDDGRFVGDDAVAGTGIVSLESGRESGHEKFDAPGDVIVFMPNGDPKRTPTIHRAHFWVEAGENWVATKADREFMKGASCNELLSCPAPHDGFITKGDANPGYDQLPQSGAKTTVISPEWVTGKAMARAPWLGEIRLAVGSIQALTGIGSAAIVIATGVVTLVLLGAAAGGRDP; translated from the coding sequence ATGGACGGTCCCGACGGCGGCGAACGGAACAACGATCGATCCGATCCTCGCGACGCGCGCTCGGGACCACAGCGTTCGACGGACGACGCCGGGGATCGTCGGCCACGGCCCGGCGCGAAGGAACGACCCGATCGCGACAGGGTAACGATCGATGACGACGGAGTTCTCCGCTGGTTCCTCGAGACCGACGACCGGACCGTCACGGTCTGTCGGGACGCCGCGACGATCGTCGCTCTCGTCCTCGTGATCGGTCTCCTCCTGTTCGGTATCAACGGCACCTGGCCGCCGTTCGTCGCCGTCGAGAGCGGGAGCATGGAGCCCAACATCCAGGAAGGGGATCTCGTATTCATCGTCGACGATGGCCGGTTCGTCGGCGACGATGCCGTCGCCGGAACCGGTATCGTCTCCCTCGAGAGCGGACGGGAGAGCGGCCACGAGAAGTTCGACGCCCCCGGCGACGTCATCGTGTTCATGCCGAACGGTGATCCGAAGCGGACGCCGACGATCCATCGCGCCCACTTCTGGGTCGAGGCGGGCGAGAACTGGGTCGCCACGAAAGCCGATCGCGAGTTCATGAAGGGCGCGAGCTGCAACGAGCTCCTCTCGTGTCCGGCACCCCACGACGGGTTCATCACGAAAGGCGACGCCAATCCGGGGTACGACCAGTTGCCGCAGTCGGGTGCGAAAACGACCGTCATCAGTCCGGAGTGGGTGACCGGAAAAGCGATGGCCCGCGCCCCGTGGCTCGGTGAGATTCGATTAGCCGTCGGTTCGATACAGGCGCTGACCGGAATCGGATCGGCCGCCATCGTCATCGCTACGGGTGTGGTCACGCTCGTCCTGCTCGGGGCGGCCGCCGGCGGCCGGGATCCGTAA
- a CDS encoding S26 family signal peptidase, which translates to MSGSSSGDPPGDSGDDVRENEDRSAGSSQTQPSPEERPRSTAENEAVTIEDDGVLRWFLETNNETVVMTRDVLSSVAIVAVVGLLLFGISGIWPPLVAVESGSMEPNMQKGDLIFVVDDGRYAGDAAVEGTGVVTLERGQETGHEKFGNPGDVIVYRPDGSQLQTPVIHRAHFWVEEDENWVETKASEEIVGDATCSEVATCPAEHAGFVTKGDANRGYDQLARSGARTDVVKPEWVTGKAMFRIPWLGHVRLTFDELLGGMLVPTAPSSTPMYEPVPVTQTPTPAGPETTSGGGHGDFAGAAALATTGAGPAVAVGRAGP; encoded by the coding sequence ATGAGCGGTTCTAGCTCCGGGGATCCCCCAGGTGATTCCGGCGACGACGTTCGTGAGAACGAGGATCGAAGCGCTGGCTCGTCACAGACCCAACCCTCGCCTGAGGAACGTCCGCGGAGCACCGCCGAGAACGAGGCCGTAACGATCGAAGACGACGGCGTCCTCCGCTGGTTCCTCGAGACCAACAACGAGACCGTCGTGATGACGCGAGACGTGCTGAGTAGCGTCGCCATCGTCGCCGTTGTGGGCCTCCTTCTGTTCGGAATCAGCGGTATCTGGCCCCCGCTAGTCGCCGTCGAGAGCGGCAGCATGGAGCCGAACATGCAGAAAGGCGATCTGATTTTCGTCGTCGATGACGGCCGATACGCCGGCGATGCCGCCGTCGAGGGGACCGGCGTCGTCACCCTCGAGCGCGGGCAAGAAACGGGCCACGAGAAGTTCGGCAACCCCGGCGACGTCATCGTCTACAGACCCGACGGGAGCCAGCTGCAAACCCCGGTAATTCATCGCGCCCATTTCTGGGTCGAAGAGGACGAAAACTGGGTCGAGACGAAAGCCAGCGAGGAGATCGTTGGCGATGCGACCTGCAGCGAGGTCGCTACCTGTCCCGCCGAACACGCCGGCTTCGTCACGAAAGGCGACGCTAACCGCGGATACGATCAATTGGCGAGATCCGGTGCGAGAACCGACGTCGTCAAACCCGAATGGGTCACCGGCAAGGCGATGTTCCGAATTCCGTGGCTCGGCCACGTCCGGCTGACCTTCGACGAGCTCCTCGGCGGGATGCTCGTTCCGACTGCCCCCTCGAGTACGCCGATGTACGAGCCCGTTCCGGTGACGCAGACGCCGACGCCCGCCGGACCCGAAACGACCAGTGGTGGAGGCCACGGTGACTTCGCCGGGGCCGCCGCTCTCGCCACTACCGGGGCCGGACCTGCAGTTGCGGTCGGCCGGGCCGGTCCCTGA
- a CDS encoding AAA family ATPase, with protein MSDDNSEITDSDDGDGTSGFSTDFESADLDDEESNQGLFDDLLSGEPIFENKEVLRPSYTPHELPHRSDQINKMATILVAALRGETPSNILIYGKTGTGKTASAKFVSKELESTSQKYSVPCDVEYINCEVTDTQYRVLAQLANKFIDKNKERIDDRVAELESLLDALDEYDADAERRSAEETGTDDLSDDQTASDPFDFVSSDETDSHGDGSPGPNTDATSVDSPLETEGSSESAPAVASSDTTDPTAVAGTDQGDSSATDSPAHPLESTPFDARDEVDDRIAELEDDKDSFEEVPMTGWPTDRVYSVFFDAVDYDERVVVIMLDEIDKLVEKSGDDTLYNLSRMNSELENSRVSIIGISNDLKFTDFLDPRVKSSLGEEEIVFPPYDANQLRDILNHRSDVAFKGDALSDDVIPLCAAFAAQEHGDARRALDLLRTAGELAERSQAETIVEEHVRQAQDKIELDRVVEVVRTLPTQSKLVLFAIILLEKNGVHSINTGEVFNIYKRLCEEIDADVLTQRRVTDLISELDMLGIVNAVVVSKGRYGRTKEISLSVPLEETEAVLLSDSRLSDIDDVQPFVQARFEN; from the coding sequence ATGTCAGACGACAACTCAGAGATCACTGACTCAGACGACGGTGACGGAACGAGCGGGTTCTCGACGGACTTCGAGAGCGCCGATCTCGACGACGAAGAGTCGAATCAGGGGTTGTTCGACGACCTCCTCAGCGGCGAACCGATCTTCGAGAACAAGGAGGTGCTTCGTCCGTCCTACACCCCACACGAGCTCCCCCACCGGAGCGATCAGATCAACAAGATGGCGACGATCCTTGTCGCCGCACTCCGCGGTGAAACGCCATCGAATATTCTCATCTACGGGAAAACGGGGACCGGCAAGACCGCGAGCGCCAAATTCGTCAGCAAGGAACTCGAGAGTACCTCTCAAAAGTACAGCGTTCCCTGCGACGTCGAGTACATCAACTGCGAGGTCACCGATACCCAGTACCGCGTCCTCGCGCAACTCGCGAACAAGTTCATCGACAAGAACAAAGAGCGCATCGACGACCGAGTCGCGGAACTCGAGTCGCTGCTGGACGCCCTCGACGAGTACGACGCCGACGCGGAGCGTCGCAGCGCCGAGGAAACTGGAACCGACGACCTGTCAGATGACCAGACGGCGTCGGACCCCTTCGATTTCGTCTCGAGCGACGAAACCGACTCGCACGGAGACGGTTCTCCTGGACCCAATACCGACGCTACGTCGGTCGATTCTCCACTCGAAACGGAGGGGTCTTCGGAATCGGCTCCGGCCGTAGCGTCCTCGGATACCACAGATCCGACGGCCGTCGCCGGCACCGATCAGGGCGACTCATCGGCAACCGATTCGCCCGCGCACCCGCTCGAGTCGACGCCGTTCGACGCGCGCGACGAGGTCGACGACCGAATTGCGGAACTCGAAGACGACAAGGACTCTTTCGAGGAAGTCCCGATGACGGGGTGGCCGACCGACCGGGTCTACAGCGTCTTCTTCGACGCCGTCGACTACGACGAGCGGGTCGTCGTGATCATGCTCGACGAGATCGACAAGCTCGTCGAGAAAAGCGGCGACGACACCCTCTACAACCTCTCCCGGATGAACTCCGAACTCGAGAACTCGCGCGTCTCGATCATCGGCATCTCGAACGATCTGAAATTCACCGACTTCCTCGATCCGCGGGTCAAGTCGTCGCTGGGCGAGGAGGAGATCGTCTTCCCGCCCTACGACGCGAATCAGCTGCGGGATATTCTCAACCACCGGTCGGACGTCGCGTTCAAGGGCGACGCACTCTCGGACGACGTGATCCCGCTGTGTGCGGCCTTCGCCGCACAGGAACACGGGGACGCGCGACGCGCGCTCGACCTCCTTCGGACTGCGGGCGAACTGGCCGAACGGTCACAGGCCGAAACGATCGTCGAGGAACACGTCCGGCAGGCCCAGGACAAGATCGAACTCGATCGGGTCGTCGAGGTCGTCCGGACCCTCCCCACGCAGAGCAAACTCGTCCTCTTCGCGATCATTTTGCTCGAGAAAAACGGCGTCCACAGCATCAACACGGGCGAGGTGTTCAACATCTACAAGCGCCTGTGCGAGGAGATCGACGCAGATGTCCTGACCCAGCGGCGAGTGACGGATCTCATCAGCGAGCTCGACATGCTCGGGATCGTCAACGCCGTCGTCGTCTCGAAGGGCCGGTACGGTCGAACCAAAGAGATCAGTCTCTCCGTTCCACTCGAAGAGACGGAGGCCGTGTTACTGAGCGACTCCCGACTGAGCGATATCGACGACGTGCAGCCGTTCGTCCAGGCCCGATTCGAAAACTGA
- a CDS encoding Era-like GTP-binding protein: MGLFTELKDSISRATDRLFSEQEPKRIGIYGPPNAGKTTLANRIARDWTGDAIGAESHVPHETRRARRKENVEIERDGKTVTIDIVDTPGVTTKVDYEEFTDEMDEEDAIRRSREATEGVAEAMHWLREDVDGVIYVLDSAEDPITQVNTMLIGIIESRDLPVLIFANKIDLEESSVKRIEDAFPQHKTVPLSAKEGDNMDEVYDSIAEYFG; the protein is encoded by the coding sequence ATGGGACTGTTCACAGAACTCAAAGATAGTATCTCTCGGGCTACAGACCGCCTGTTTTCGGAACAGGAGCCCAAACGAATCGGTATCTACGGTCCGCCGAACGCCGGCAAGACGACGCTCGCGAACCGTATCGCACGTGACTGGACTGGCGACGCGATCGGCGCTGAGAGTCACGTCCCTCACGAGACTCGTCGCGCACGCAGGAAAGAAAACGTCGAGATCGAACGAGACGGAAAGACGGTGACCATCGACATCGTCGACACACCCGGTGTGACGACGAAAGTCGACTACGAAGAGTTCACCGACGAAATGGACGAAGAGGACGCGATTCGTCGCTCCCGCGAAGCGACCGAAGGCGTCGCGGAAGCCATGCACTGGCTTCGAGAGGACGTCGATGGCGTCATCTACGTCCTGGATAGCGCAGAGGATCCGATCACGCAGGTCAACACGATGCTGATCGGCATCATCGAATCACGCGATCTCCCGGTTCTCATCTTCGCGAACAAGATCGACCTCGAGGAATCGAGCGTCAAGCGGATCGAGGACGCCTTCCCGCAGCACAAGACCGTGCCGCTCTCGGCGAAGGAAGGCGACAACATGGACGAAGTCTACGACAGCATCGCGGAGTACTTCGGGTGA
- a CDS encoding DUF2073 domain-containing protein, translated as MPKATNADDPDAPDGVQIDLISGERMDGMATMEKIRMILDGVHDGNIVILEEGLTPDEESRLIEVTMAEISPDEFNGIEIETYPKSDTRDSSLLGRIMGGEEAEAKLTVIGPANQIETLHKDETLISALVSRN; from the coding sequence ATGCCAAAAGCAACCAATGCGGACGACCCGGACGCACCCGACGGCGTGCAGATCGACCTGATCAGCGGCGAACGCATGGACGGCATGGCGACCATGGAGAAGATCAGGATGATCCTGGACGGCGTCCACGACGGCAATATCGTCATCCTGGAAGAGGGGCTCACTCCCGACGAGGAGAGCCGACTCATCGAGGTCACGATGGCCGAAATCAGTCCCGACGAATTCAATGGGATCGAGATCGAAACCTACCCGAAATCCGACACCCGCGATTCGTCGTTGCTCGGCCGCATCATGGGAGGTGAGGAGGCGGAAGCGAAGCTGACGGTGATCGGCCCGGCCAATCAGATCGAAACGCTCCACAAGGACGAAACGCTCATCAGCGCGCTCGTGTCCCGTAACTAA
- a CDS encoding OapC/ArvC family zinc-ribbon domain-containing protein — MPHQCTNCGRTFADGSKEMLSGCPDCGGNKFQFAPTAAAVADSSAEAEGSGSLDADGTAGESTAPESDSVATRAAETVRDLVASDSSDGSAADTPAEPPLEESAETIQSDASWPSSEDAPETDSTTSDGEFKEWPETARRPEDRSESSDEAAADAAPETGPTDRTDSEWPPQSSASSGPTTTIADDENSAQANARSEVITTNDLPSRSGTATRDTSDHGTEAGPDPGDPAGSEHGREVDSAVETPADADDGSSDELDADQSPDHGRVVSEPSGQRPSLEELRAELNEQFESIKIVSPGQYELNLMELYNRDEYIISLQEDGRYVIDVPDSWRAGDDEDE, encoded by the coding sequence ATGCCTCACCAGTGTACGAACTGTGGCCGGACGTTCGCCGACGGCTCCAAGGAGATGCTCTCCGGCTGTCCCGACTGCGGCGGGAACAAGTTCCAGTTCGCACCGACTGCGGCCGCCGTCGCTGACTCGTCCGCCGAAGCCGAGGGCTCGGGCTCGCTCGATGCCGACGGTACCGCGGGGGAATCCACCGCTCCCGAGTCCGACAGCGTGGCGACGCGAGCTGCGGAGACGGTTCGTGATCTGGTGGCCAGCGATTCGTCCGACGGGTCGGCGGCCGATACCCCGGCGGAACCGCCGCTCGAGGAGTCGGCCGAGACCATACAGTCGGACGCCTCCTGGCCCTCGAGCGAGGACGCCCCCGAAACGGATTCGACGACGTCGGACGGCGAATTCAAAGAATGGCCGGAAACGGCTCGACGGCCCGAGGACCGATCGGAGTCCTCGGACGAAGCGGCTGCCGACGCAGCACCCGAAACCGGACCCACCGATCGAACCGACTCCGAGTGGCCACCGCAGTCCTCGGCCTCGAGCGGTCCGACGACGACGATCGCGGACGACGAGAACTCGGCACAGGCCAACGCCCGCAGCGAGGTCATTACGACGAACGACCTTCCGTCCCGCTCCGGGACGGCCACACGGGATACATCGGACCACGGCACCGAGGCTGGACCGGACCCTGGCGACCCGGCAGGCTCGGAACACGGCCGCGAGGTGGACAGTGCGGTCGAGACGCCGGCTGATGCCGACGATGGTTCCAGTGACGAACTCGACGCCGACCAGTCGCCCGACCACGGTCGCGTCGTCAGCGAGCCGAGCGGTCAGCGACCGTCGCTCGAGGAGCTCCGGGCGGAACTCAACGAGCAGTTCGAGAGCATCAAGATCGTCAGTCCGGGACAGTACGAACTCAATTTGATGGAACTCTACAACCGCGACGAGTACATCATCTCCTTGCAGGAAGACGGCCGATACGTCATCGACGTTCCGGATTCGTGGCGCGCCGGCGACGACGAGGACGAGTGA
- a CDS encoding DUF7089 family protein has translation MFEARALSDRVEAVREARTPDVQVLDCERDFETLTPALAEDLGLVVDALEPATYPTSWLPDDAPTLLTHYASSDLTIGMPGDGSVVWTHQTDPPIVLVKPRVEGSPESFVDFLIAEALVQVDLEVPEHFIGFFEETYPDLDAAVALDPNGTYQVAAALYDGWVGLQTREVFADWHDEHPELADAWQDAGTRLEDRVSELPRAVARDETDFADATELACAAIKHAIELPAPFAALDTDAYLDHGPAYAIQWAEKTFDSLED, from the coding sequence ATGTTCGAGGCTCGTGCGCTCTCGGATCGAGTCGAAGCCGTCCGCGAGGCCCGGACGCCCGACGTACAGGTTCTCGACTGCGAACGTGACTTCGAGACGCTGACTCCCGCCCTCGCCGAGGATCTCGGCCTGGTCGTCGACGCGCTCGAGCCCGCGACCTATCCGACGTCCTGGCTTCCGGACGACGCCCCGACCTTACTCACTCACTACGCGAGTTCGGACCTCACGATCGGGATGCCGGGCGACGGCAGCGTCGTCTGGACTCACCAGACCGACCCGCCGATCGTCCTCGTCAAACCGCGAGTCGAGGGCTCGCCCGAGTCGTTCGTCGACTTCTTGATCGCCGAAGCGCTCGTTCAGGTCGACCTCGAGGTGCCCGAACACTTCATCGGCTTCTTCGAGGAGACGTATCCCGACCTCGATGCGGCAGTCGCGCTCGATCCGAACGGGACCTATCAGGTCGCCGCGGCGCTGTACGACGGCTGGGTCGGGCTCCAGACCCGCGAGGTCTTCGCGGACTGGCACGACGAGCATCCCGAACTCGCCGACGCCTGGCAGGACGCGGGGACACGGCTCGAGGATCGCGTGTCGGAACTCCCGCGTGCGGTCGCGCGCGATGAGACCGATTTCGCGGACGCGACGGAGCTGGCGTGTGCGGCGATCAAGCATGCGATCGAACTGCCGGCACCCTTCGCGGCGCTCGATACCGACGCGTATCTGGACCACGGCCCGGCGTACGCGATCCAGTGGGCCGAGAAGACGTTCGACTCGCTCGAGGACTAG
- a CDS encoding DUF7090 family protein: protein MEYTLEIDDTPATVAGGTGVLLLHPSTGETDRIDTDFLKADTDNFLVVSTRTTAREVRQKLEYYDVDEERAEILDTLSIERGYSRRSSDTVHYVAAPDDVDGIVDHIDGFLADHDGKLRISFDSVTELAYYAGDEQALEAVERILELLEEHDAVGLFHLSEDPHDEALVDRFRGLFDGVIDLDEDGSVDAEF from the coding sequence ATGGAGTATACGCTCGAAATAGACGACACACCGGCGACGGTAGCGGGTGGGACCGGCGTGCTCCTCCTCCATCCAAGCACCGGTGAAACCGACCGCATCGACACGGATTTCCTCAAAGCCGACACCGACAATTTCCTCGTCGTCTCCACGCGAACCACCGCCCGCGAAGTCAGACAGAAACTCGAGTACTACGACGTCGACGAAGAGCGAGCCGAAATCCTGGACACGCTGAGCATCGAACGCGGCTACTCCCGACGCTCGTCCGACACCGTCCACTACGTCGCCGCCCCCGACGACGTCGACGGCATCGTCGATCACATCGACGGCTTCCTCGCCGATCACGACGGCAAACTCCGCATCAGTTTCGACTCCGTCACCGAACTCGCCTACTACGCCGGCGACGAGCAGGCCCTCGAGGCGGTCGAACGGATCCTGGAACTGCTCGAGGAACACGACGCAGTCGGTCTCTTCCACCTTTCGGAGGACCCTCACGACGAAGCGCTCGTCGACCGGTTCCGCGGCCTGTTCGACGGCGTCATCGACCTCGACGAGGACGGCAGCGTCGACGCCGAGTTCTGA
- a CDS encoding class I SAM-dependent methyltransferase — translation MSVREEFDEWAASGRDKGMEERHWHTAKHALARMPVEPGDTVLDLGCGSGYAGRALRDTKGAGRIYGLDGAPEMARNAAEYTDDPAVGYLVGDFDELPFADDSIDHVWSMEAFYYAADPHHTLEEIARVLRPSGTFYCAVNYYDENVHSHEWQEFITIEMTRWDRQQYRDAFREAGLFVAEQDAIPDREITIPSESEFPTEDWETRDDMVERYREFGTLLTVGVAP, via the coding sequence ATGAGCGTACGCGAAGAGTTCGACGAGTGGGCGGCCAGCGGTCGAGACAAAGGGATGGAGGAGCGCCACTGGCACACCGCAAAGCACGCGCTGGCACGGATGCCGGTCGAACCCGGCGACACCGTCCTCGATCTCGGCTGCGGGAGCGGCTACGCCGGTCGCGCGCTTCGGGATACCAAGGGAGCCGGCCGAATCTACGGTCTCGACGGCGCGCCCGAGATGGCCCGCAACGCGGCGGAGTACACGGACGACCCGGCCGTCGGCTATCTCGTCGGGGACTTCGACGAGCTGCCGTTCGCCGACGATTCGATCGATCACGTCTGGAGCATGGAAGCGTTCTACTACGCCGCGGATCCCCACCACACGCTCGAGGAGATCGCACGAGTCCTCCGACCAAGCGGTACCTTCTACTGCGCTGTCAACTACTACGACGAAAACGTCCACTCCCACGAGTGGCAGGAGTTCATCACCATCGAAATGACCCGTTGGGATCGCCAACAGTATCGCGACGCCTTCCGCGAAGCGGGACTGTTCGTCGCCGAACAGGACGCCATTCCCGATCGAGAGATCACGATTCCGAGCGAGTCCGAGTTCCCGACCGAAGACTGGGAAACCCGCGACGACATGGTCGAACGCTACCGCGAATTCGGGACGCTCCTCACCGTCGGCGTCGCTCCCTGA
- a CDS encoding DUF1684 domain-containing protein: MSDSIDVDRWRDELESKRAEKDEFFADHPQSPIPPEERDEFDGLDYFEPDPAYRVSATATVHDDPEVVLMDTTAGREMRYLRVATLEFELDRDDEELEDGTFELAAYQQESPNEQPLFVPFRDKTTGQQSYQGGRYMELEPAEELEDGTEIVVDFNLAYSPFCAYSDTFDCPLPPEENWLEVTIPAGERDE; the protein is encoded by the coding sequence ATGAGCGATTCTATCGACGTCGACCGCTGGCGCGACGAACTCGAGTCGAAACGCGCCGAGAAAGACGAGTTCTTCGCCGACCATCCCCAGTCCCCGATCCCGCCGGAGGAACGGGACGAATTCGACGGACTCGACTACTTCGAGCCGGACCCGGCCTACCGCGTGAGCGCGACCGCGACGGTGCACGACGACCCCGAGGTCGTGTTGATGGACACCACCGCGGGTCGGGAGATGCGCTATCTCCGCGTCGCGACGCTGGAATTCGAACTCGACCGGGACGACGAGGAGCTCGAAGACGGCACGTTCGAACTCGCGGCCTACCAGCAGGAGAGTCCCAACGAGCAACCGCTGTTCGTGCCGTTCCGGGACAAGACGACGGGCCAGCAGAGCTATCAGGGCGGTCGGTACATGGAACTCGAGCCGGCCGAAGAACTCGAAGACGGGACCGAAATCGTCGTGGACTTCAACCTCGCGTACTCCCCGTTCTGTGCCTACAGCGACACCTTCGACTGCCCGCTCCCGCCGGAAGAGAACTGGCTCGAGGTGACGATTCCGGCCGGCGAACGGGACGAGTAG
- a CDS encoding DUF7127 family protein has protein sequence MKVPQSLRNVDQDAVVRTFDYDDGSVIAVDFGTAAADISIDVVGSTAIIVADGEQFEFELPPEASDVSVHNGVLTIDE, from the coding sequence GTGAAGGTCCCCCAATCCCTGCGGAACGTCGACCAAGATGCAGTCGTCCGCACGTTCGATTACGACGACGGTAGCGTCATTGCGGTCGATTTCGGCACTGCCGCCGCCGATATTTCGATCGACGTCGTCGGCTCGACCGCGATCATCGTCGCGGACGGCGAACAGTTCGAGTTCGAACTCCCGCCCGAAGCGAGCGACGTCTCCGTGCACAACGGCGTACTCACGATCGACGAGTAA